The following DNA comes from Gordonia zhaorongruii.
TCCTCGCCGCGCACGGCAGCCGGGATCCGAGGTTCGCATCCACTGCCCGCCGAGTGACCGACGCGGTACGCGTCGCGCTGCCCGGCGTGCGCGTGGAGTTGTCGTACCTCGACTTGAACGAGCCGCTGATCGGCGACGTCCTCGAGACGCTTTCCGGTGAGGCCGTGGTGGTCCCGCTCCTGTTCGGCGACGGTTTCCACGCCAAGATAGATCTACCCGCGCTGATCGCCGACGCAAGCGCTGCCGACCCGGCGCTGCACGTCCGCCAGACGCCGGTGATCGGACGTCACTCCCCCGTGCCCGCATTGGTCGACCGGCTCCGGCAGGCCGGTACCGCCGATGAGGACGGAGTGCTGATGATCGCAGTCGGATCCTCCGACGCCGAATCGGATGCGCAGATCATGGCGCGCGGCGACGAACTCGCCGCCGCGCTCGGACAGCCGGTGCGCACGGTGTTCGCAACCCGCATCGGCCGGGACGGCGCCGTGGTGCGCGAGGCCGTGGAATCGCTCATCGCCGCCGGATCTCCCCGGGTCGCGGTGAGCTCGCTGTTCCTGTCGGCCGGACTGCTCACCGAACGCGTCGAACGGGTCGTCGACTCGATCGACCTCCCCAGCGTCGTCGCGGGGCCGATCGGCGCGCATCGGACCCTGATCGATGCGATCGTGAGCGA
Coding sequences within:
- a CDS encoding sirohydrochlorin chelatase, translated to MSLPGTLVLAAHGSRDPRFASTARRVTDAVRVALPGVRVELSYLDLNEPLIGDVLETLSGEAVVVPLLFGDGFHAKIDLPALIADASAADPALHVRQTPVIGRHSPVPALVDRLRQAGTADEDGVLMIAVGSSDAESDAQIMARGDELAAALGQPVRTVFATRIGRDGAVVREAVESLIAAGSPRVAVSSLFLSAGLLTERVERVVDSIDLPSVVAGPIGAHRTLIDAIVSEYSAAWAVPTGPVPAPA